The genomic region tttggggtggGGGTTAGTGTAGTTTTGATAATTACCCAAcagttttgataattaccctacacgaccaaaattactctacatgaacatttacaatggtttaggttttttttttttttttttttttttttttgggggggggggttgtgtaattttaataattaccctacacgaccaaaattactctacatgaacatttacaaaattactctacagaagctcaaaattactctactagagtaattttgaagttactgataattaccaaaatgacaccgcTACTTTTTGTTTTTCCCCCAATTGTACGTTTCGTACGTTTACTTTATTTTTACAAGAACTTAACTCtaatcttgtatacttaaaaaaatgagttgagtaagagTTAAAAACCTAACTgcttaaaatatttacctataaaaatatatatatgtatacataaaactgaaaattacatataaataaCACGATCCAATTATTCCCAACTAATCTCGAGTAATTCTAACTAATAGTTAATTTCCACCTCATCGGTCGACTAATATCTAACGAATTCTATAGCGTTAAGTTATAAATGGAAGTGGACCCTTTGAAAATAAGAAACCTATCAGTATCTATACAAATCACTTAAAACGCGTCCTCCAAAACTCAACATTTTAAACTTTAGCACAATAATAACGGTACCCACCCAATATCCCCCACCCAATCATCTTCTCTCTCTAATCACGGACCTCCTCCATTCCCACTTCTTCtccaactttctctctctaactttcTGCATACTCTGCTTCTCACTTCCATGGCGGAATCGACCAAGTATACCCCCATTAACAACGGTACCCTACCCTCAGAATTCAACTTCACCAACATATTCACCTTCAGAACTAAAAGATCTCGAACTTTCGCCTACATATTCGTCGCTGTTTTCGTCGCTTTCACCGTCTTTCTCGCCTTCAATCCTTCGCAAAATCCTTCATCCCCATGGTTCAGTAACATCTTCACTGGCTCAAGCTTTAGGATCTCTAGTAGTAGCACAGGTTTGCAACCAAATAGTACAGTTAATACTTCTTCTGATTCTGTTGGATCTCAGTTTTCTTCCATTTATTCTTACTTTTTCGCTAACAATTCGACACAATCTGCTCGTAATTCAACGGTTTCTAACTCGAATTTGAACGCAACTGTTTCTGGATCTGGAAGTGTGAATAGTCAAGCACCGACAGTGAAGAATAATCAAACGACGTCGTCTCCTCCGTTTCTCCCTGCTTCGAGTTCGACTAATCAAACGACGCCGTTTCAGGAAACCGTTAAAAATGGGAATAATAGTTACCCGCCGGTTGTGCGAAATCAAACAGATTTGAAGCCAAATCAGAGAACGACGTCGTCTCCTCCGGTTCAATCCGTTTCAAATCAGAATAATCAAACGACGCCGTTACAGAAAACTGTCACAAATGCTTCTTCAAATGGAACAAAATCTAGTTCGGAATTTGGTGATTTGGTGAAGAAATTGGTGAATTGTGACTTGTTTGATGGAGAATGGGTGAAGGATGAGTCGTATCCGTTGTATAAACCCGGTTCGTGTTCGTTAATTGATGAGCAGTTTAATTGTTTTAATAATGGTAGACCGGATAATGCATATCAGATGCTTAAATGGAAGCCTAAATCTTGCACTTTACCCAGGTGTGTTGAACTAAAAACCCTCATTATTAGATTAACAGTTAATTAATTGATTATTGCTATAAATGTTTATATAGGTTGGATGGTAGCCATATGTTGCAATTGTTAAGGGGGAAACGGTTAGTTTTCGTTGGCGATTCGTTAAATAGAAATATGTGGGAATCGTTAGTTTGTATCTTACGGAATTCGGTCAAAGATCAGTCGAAAGTTTATGAAGCCTCGGGCAGACACCATTTTCGATCAGAACCTTCTTATTCGTTTGTATTCAAGGTAAATGTAGTATACTGATAtaatcagtggcgaagcttgagatttccgaccgggggcgaaagtcaccggacctaaaaggTTTTATAAAactgggggtcgaaaacgtatatagccaaaaatttctatataaaaCTGAGCGAAAAGTAAGCTTCGCTCATGGATATAATGACTTGTTAGTCTTTTGAGCTAAGATAGTAGTTTGCTAATGCTCATTGTTTTTGAACTGGTAGGATTACAATTGTACAGTTGAGTTCTTTGTAGCCCCGTTTATAGTTAGAGAATCAGTAACGAAAGACAAAAACGGAGAGAAGAAGGAGACGCTTCGGCTTGATTTGATTGGGACTTCGGCTGATCAGTACAAGACGGCTGACATTGTGGTGTTTAACACGGGACATTGGTGGACTCATGAGAAAACCGCGAAAGGGTAATTCATAGTCTTGGTTTGGGTAGTTGATAACTAATAAGacgattgtttttgtttttcgtTTGATTATGTTGCTTACGATACGATGATGGTAAATTTGCAGGAAAGATTATTATCAAGAAGGTAGCCATGTGTACAACGAGCTTAACGTTTTGGAGGCGTTTCGTAAAGCCATAACAACATGGGGAAGATGGGTTGATGCTAATGTAAATCCTAGCAAAACTTTGGTGTTTTTCCGCGGTTATTCTGCTTCACATTTCAGGTAATACTAATAATAATCTTTTggattaatttcatatatatatcCTTACAAACGTTAAAAATTTCATATATAACCAACCaaaactaaaaatatcatatatatgCCCTTACAAAGTCGTTTACATACCAAATATACccaatttattaaaaacaatctAATAAATGATCATTTTACCCTTGTATTTTAGCTTCCGGTTTTCATATATGCTCGTCTTTTAacttaatatttttatataacacaTTTTTAGCTTAAATAAATTATGCTAGAAATGagtaaatataatatttgaagttaaaggttatacgtgagatttcaaagttttaaAAGAATAAAGGTTCTAGGCAGTCAAACCTTGTAAATTTCCGTCAACAATGCTGCAAActggaaacaacaacaaaatCTGATCATTTGTTTTATATATCGACAGAGGGGGGCAGTGGAATTCCGGAGGGCAATGTGACAACGAAGTCGAGCCTATAAAAAACACAACCTATTTATCTCCGTATCCCGACAAGATGAAGGTTCTAGAGAAGGTTTTACGAAATATGAAAACCCGAGTTTCGTATCTGAATATCACGAGACTGACAGATTTTAGAAAAGACGGGCACCCATCAATATACCGAAAGCAGCATTACTCGGAGCAAGAAAAACGACATTCACCATTACACTTTCAAGATTGTAGCCACTGGTGTCTTCCTGGTGTGCCGGATTCTTGGAATGAGATCTTGTATGCTGAGCTTTTGGCAAAACAATACCAAAATCAAAAGAATTAGTTGTAAAGAGGAAAATATACACGGTCCGGGTTGAGTCGAATTGACTCACTTGAGTCGACTCGAGTTGAGTTGAGTTGCATCATATTGAGTTTAGTTGCATCGTATTTGCAGATCTCAAAAATGTGAATGACCCCCTTATTTTTGTTCCCTTTTGGGGAATGTATAAGCAAATAAGAAAAATAGTATTTTattctttttgtaatttttatgatGTATTATTTAGTTCATTTAGGTTATTGAAAGAAAACTACATTTAAAGGATGTGATCAGGTGGTATTTTTCGGATACACCAAACAAGTTATTAATACTTGTGTTTATGTAAAGTATGCGAGTTTTTTAATATTCCACAAGTAGctgtataaaaatttaaaaaatatactaGCTTTTGGATTTGTGACATTTGTAGTATTGAATCATTATTTAGTAATTTGTTGGACTATTAATG from Helianthus annuus cultivar XRQ/B chromosome 10, HanXRQr2.0-SUNRISE, whole genome shotgun sequence harbors:
- the LOC110884673 gene encoding protein trichome birefringence → MAESTKYTPINNGTLPSEFNFTNIFTFRTKRSRTFAYIFVAVFVAFTVFLAFNPSQNPSSPWFSNIFTGSSFRISSSSTGLQPNSTVNTSSDSVGSQFSSIYSYFFANNSTQSARNSTVSNSNLNATVSGSGSVNSQAPTVKNNQTTSSPPFLPASSSTNQTTPFQETVKNGNNSYPPVVRNQTDLKPNQRTTSSPPVQSVSNQNNQTTPLQKTVTNASSNGTKSSSEFGDLVKKLVNCDLFDGEWVKDESYPLYKPGSCSLIDEQFNCFNNGRPDNAYQMLKWKPKSCTLPRLDGSHMLQLLRGKRLVFVGDSLNRNMWESLVCILRNSVKDQSKVYEASGRHHFRSEPSYSFVFKDYNCTVEFFVAPFIVRESVTKDKNGEKKETLRLDLIGTSADQYKTADIVVFNTGHWWTHEKTAKGKDYYQEGSHVYNELNVLEAFRKAITTWGRWVDANVNPSKTLVFFRGYSASHFRGGQWNSGGQCDNEVEPIKNTTYLSPYPDKMKVLEKVLRNMKTRVSYLNITRLTDFRKDGHPSIYRKQHYSEQEKRHSPLHFQDCSHWCLPGVPDSWNEILYAELLAKQYQNQKN